The Siniperca chuatsi isolate FFG_IHB_CAS linkage group LG2, ASM2008510v1, whole genome shotgun sequence genome window below encodes:
- the stx18 gene encoding syntaxin-18 isoform X3, whose amino-acid sequence MTFSRGADPRVASLRRRKKCLISSDLTRMTDNERDQIDQDAQIFMRTCSEAIKQLRNEAAKQVTSAQIKEHRGAVLDLIEMYLRGVCKLYSEQRAIRVKRMVDKKRLSRLAPENHNRVERKPEVELLEEKTVKEESSEKSVSEVLGNPVNPWEEGRVEDELSPEEIQMFEQENQRLVSEMNSLVDEVRQIEGKVVEISRLQEIFAEKVLQQETEIDSIHQLVVGATENVKEGNEDIREAIKNNAGFRVWILFFLVMCSFSLLFLDWYDS is encoded by the exons TCTCATCTCATCGGATCTTACCCGTATGACGGACAATGAGCGAGACCAGATTGACCAGGATGCTCAGATCTTCATGAGGACCTGTTCTGAGGCCATCAAGCAGCTACGCAATgaag CAGCGAAGCAGGTGACATCAGCCCAAATAAAGGAGCACAGAGGGGCAGTGTTGGACCTCATTGAAATGTATCTAAGAG GAGTATGTAAGCTGTACTCTGAGCAGCGAGCAATCAGAGTCAAGAGAATGGTGGACAAGAAGAGGCT GTCAAGACTGGCACCAGAGAACCACAATCGGGTGGAGAGAAAGCCAGAGGTGGAGCTCTTGGAGGAGAAGACTGTCAAGGAGGAAAGCTCTG aGAAGAGTGTGTCAGAGGTCCTGGGCAACCCTGTCAACCCGTGGGAGGAGGGCCGAGTGGAGGACGAGCTCTCTCCCGAGGAGATCCAGATG TTTGAGCAGGAAAACCAGAGGTTGGTGAGTGAGATGAACAGCCTGGTGGATGAAGTGAG GCAAATCGAGGGGAAGGTGGTGGAGATCTCCCGACTGCAAGAGATCTTTGCTGAGAAAGTCCTGCAACAA GAAACAGAGATAGACAGTATTCATCAGCTGGTTGTGGGTGCTACAGAAAACGTCAAAGAAGGCAATGAGGATATACGAGAG GCCATCAAAAACAATGCTGGCTTCCGTGTATGGATCCTGTTCTTCCTGGTCAtgtgctctttctctctcctcttcctggaCTGGTATGACAGCTAA
- the LOC122868813 gene encoding neuronal vesicle trafficking-associated protein 1-like, with protein MVKLGNNFSEKNNGKVVSEDGFDTIPLITPLDASQLQFPPPDKVVVKTKADYDGESKKGKLRSPKIAEFSISIIEGVSERLKVTLLVICALAFLVCVVFLVVYKVYQYEQPCPDSFVYTQGRCMPAGMYGNYPPQGPGGRGRLFTLINHYNIAKQTITRSVSPWMTIMSEEKVTQQETETAQKLA; from the exons ATGGTTAAACTGGGGAATAATTTCAGCGAGAAAAATAACGGGAAGGTGGTTTCTGAAGACGGATTTGATACCATCCCTCTCATAACACCATTAGATGCCAGTCAGCTGCAGTTTCCTCCACCTGATAAG GTGGTGGTGAAGACAAAGGCAGACTATGATGGTGAGAGCAAGAAAGGAAAGCTACGATCTCCTAAAATCGCAGAGTTCTCAATAAGCATCATTGAAGGCGTATCTGAGCGACTCAAA GTGACCTTGCTGGTGATCTGTGCCCTGGCCTtcctggtgtgtgtggtgttccTGGTCGTTTACAAGGTCTACCAGTACGAGCAGCCGTGCCCTGACAGCTTTGTTTACACG CAAGGTCGCTGCATGCCGGCTGGGATGTATGGCAACTACCCCCCTCAGGGCCCTGGGGGCCGTGGGCGCCTCTTTACCCTCATCAACCACTACAACATAGCCAAGCAGACCATCACCCGGTCAGTATCACCATGGATGACCATCATGTCTGAGGAGAAGGTCACCCAGCAGGAGACAGAGACTGCCCAGAAACTGGCTTAA
- the aggf1 gene encoding angiogenic factor with G patch and FHA domains 1 isoform X2: protein MENDDGETDTDSEKAELRLRVESLKQELNECRAELTKLQKQLNQSERLQRSTESYNEDLRKQVDLLSAEIHERKKKGKDRVDSETQTEEYVWTETDYYNYYYGSYNQNPEASHTQEDLNTVAAVDAADVSEAAEVSTPNQAAVADVSGQPDNSVTATTEGGDGGSIADILRATAEEAMTQTGFIFDETTGMYYDHSTGFYYDSASQLYYDANTGIYYYYDAESGRYQFHSRIEVPAAQTSAEPCKDKSSGEKKGRKLKKGSKKTSLQDDKVQEVTNSLAKMKISSYWNTASHKVKNIWPPCVRVTVVRSPVLQVGTLFIITADSPATIGREKDMDHAVRIPEMGVSKFHAEVYFDQEQQSYMLVDQGSQNGTVINGNRILQPKTKCEPHALMHGDEVKMGETVLSFHIHSGTDTCDGCEPGQVIAHLSKHRREEKTGPALTKEDKEALRQKELKQMKAKYGLQSSEYEEAKALRNPKYTDRAESRRQMVGSEGVFQRDDAPASVHKEISEVNKGRKMLEKMGWKKGEGLGKEGAGMKDPIELKIRKSQSGLGAGVVMSLDNVSVTKSKSQKNWEKARARFADSCQPDTLSPKTQNRSPKAWVKAEETEMTNTQAGFDTDGQS, encoded by the exons ATGGAGAACGACGATGGAGAAACGGACACGGACTCTGAAAAGGCTGAGCTCCGTCTGAGAGTAGAGTCGTTGAAGCAGGAGCTCAACGAGTGCAGAGCCGAGCTGACCAAGTTACAGAAACAACTGAACCAGTCCGAAAGACTGCAGAGGAGCACAGAGAGCTACAACGAAGACCTGAGGAAACAG GTTGACCTGCTGAGCGCAGAGATTCATGAACGGAAGAAGAAAGGTAAAGACAGAGTCGACAGTGAAACTCAGACAGAAGAATATGTATGGACAGAAACTG ATTATTACAACTACTACTATGGAAGCTACAATCAGAACCCAGAGGCTTCACACACTCAGGAAGACCTGAACACAGTAGCAGCAGTGGATGCAGCTGATGTCAGCGAGGCAGCAGAGGTTTCAACCCCGAATCAAGCAGCAGTTGCTGATGTTTCAGGTCAACCTGACAACAGTGTTACAGCCACAACAGAG GGGGGTGATGGAGGATCCATAGCTGATATACTGAGGGCCACTGCTGAAGAGGCTATGACACAGACTGGGTTTATCTTTGATGAGACTACTGGGATGTACTATGACCACAGCACGGGCTTCTATTACGACTCG GCCAGTCAGTTGTACTATGATGCCAACACAGGCATTTACTACTACTATGATGCAGAGAGTGGACGATACCAGTTTCATTCCAGGATTGAGGTGCCCGCTGCACAAACTTCTGCAGAGCCTTGCAAAGACAAGAGCAGTGGTGAAAAGAAGGGCAGAAAGCTTAAGAAAGGGTCCAAGAAAACCTCCCTCCAAGATGATAAG GTGCAAGAGGTGACTAACTCATTGGCTAAAATGAAGATTTCTTCTTACTGGAACACTGCTTCCCACAAAG tCAAAAACATTTGGCCGCCCTGTGTAAGAGTGACAGTGGTCAGATCTCCAGTGTTGCAGGTGGGCACTCTGTTCATCATCACAGCCGACTCTCCAGCCACCATTGGCAG AGAGAAAGATATGGACCATGCAGTCCGAATACCAGAAATGGGAGTCAGCAAG TTCCACGCAGAGGTGTACTTTGACCAGGAGCAGCAGAGCTACATGCTGGTGGACCAGGGAAGCCAGAATGGAACAGTCATCAATGGCAACAGGATCTTACAG CCCAAAACCAAGTGTGAGCCACATGCACTGATGCACGGTGATGAGGTGAAGATGGGAGAGACTGTGCTGTCCTTCCATATCCACTCGGGGACTGATACCTGTGACGGCTGTGAGCCCGGTCAGGTGATTGCTCACCTCAGCAAgcacaggagagaggagaagacag GCCCTGCTCTCACCAAAGAGGATAAAGAAGCATTGAGACAAAAGGAGCTGAAGCAGATGAAGGCCAAATATGGCCTGCAG AGCAGTGAGTATGAGGAGGCCAAAGCCCTGAGGAACCCCAAATACACGGACCGAGCAGAGTCGCGACGACAGATGGTGGGCAGCGAGGGTGTTTTCCAACGAGACGATGCACCCGCTTCTGTTCATAA GGAGATTAGTGAAGTCAATAAAGGACGGAAAATGCTGGAAAAGATGGGctggaagaaaggagagggacTGGGTAAAGAGGGAGCTGGAATGAAAGACCCG ATTGAACTGAAAATTAGAAAGTCACAGAGTGGTTTGGGGGCTGGTGTCGTCATGTCTCTAGACAATGTTTCTGTGACCAAATCAAAGTCCCAGAAGAACTGGGAGAAAGCGCGTGCGAGATTTGCTGATTCGTGCCAGCCTGACACGCTGTCACCTAAAACACAGAACAGGTCACCCAAAGCCTGGGTCAAAGCAGAAGAGACTGagatgacaaacacacaagcgGGTTTTGATACAGACGGCCAAAGTTAG
- the aggf1 gene encoding angiogenic factor with G patch and FHA domains 1 isoform X1, whose amino-acid sequence MENDDGETDTDSEKAELRLRVESLKQELNECRAELTKLQKQLNQSERLQRSTESYNEDLRKQVDLLSAEIHERKKKGKDRVDSETQTEEYVWTETDYYNYYYGSYNQNPEASHTQEDLNTVAAVDAADVSEAAEVSTPNQAAVADVSGQPDNSVTATTEGGDGGSIADILRATAEEAMTQTGFIFDETTGMYYDHSTGFYYDSASQLYYDANTGIYYYYDAESGRYQFHSRIEVPAAQTSAEPCKDKSSGEKKGRKLKKGSKKTSLQDDKELICDEVKLEEEETDWVEQQTTKRTTESRKLRRRSRSPDVAPHRKDSSKHREESDKSSLKRKKQKNGSNYDDKCRSKKKKKKSKSKKQKKKKSSPRSDDLEGDSEPEEGEITESEREEWESTPSFSSSSSSPSKESPESEMETQEVKNIWPPCVRVTVVRSPVLQVGTLFIITADSPATIGREKDMDHAVRIPEMGVSKFHAEVYFDQEQQSYMLVDQGSQNGTVINGNRILQPKTKCEPHALMHGDEVKMGETVLSFHIHSGTDTCDGCEPGQVIAHLSKHRREEKTGPALTKEDKEALRQKELKQMKAKYGLQSSEYEEAKALRNPKYTDRAESRRQMVGSEGVFQRDDAPASVHKEISEVNKGRKMLEKMGWKKGEGLGKEGAGMKDPIELKIRKSQSGLGAGVVMSLDNVSVTKSKSQKNWEKARARFADSCQPDTLSPKTQNRSPKAWVKAEETEMTNTQAGFDTDGQS is encoded by the exons ATGGAGAACGACGATGGAGAAACGGACACGGACTCTGAAAAGGCTGAGCTCCGTCTGAGAGTAGAGTCGTTGAAGCAGGAGCTCAACGAGTGCAGAGCCGAGCTGACCAAGTTACAGAAACAACTGAACCAGTCCGAAAGACTGCAGAGGAGCACAGAGAGCTACAACGAAGACCTGAGGAAACAG GTTGACCTGCTGAGCGCAGAGATTCATGAACGGAAGAAGAAAGGTAAAGACAGAGTCGACAGTGAAACTCAGACAGAAGAATATGTATGGACAGAAACTG ATTATTACAACTACTACTATGGAAGCTACAATCAGAACCCAGAGGCTTCACACACTCAGGAAGACCTGAACACAGTAGCAGCAGTGGATGCAGCTGATGTCAGCGAGGCAGCAGAGGTTTCAACCCCGAATCAAGCAGCAGTTGCTGATGTTTCAGGTCAACCTGACAACAGTGTTACAGCCACAACAGAG GGGGGTGATGGAGGATCCATAGCTGATATACTGAGGGCCACTGCTGAAGAGGCTATGACACAGACTGGGTTTATCTTTGATGAGACTACTGGGATGTACTATGACCACAGCACGGGCTTCTATTACGACTCG GCCAGTCAGTTGTACTATGATGCCAACACAGGCATTTACTACTACTATGATGCAGAGAGTGGACGATACCAGTTTCATTCCAGGATTGAGGTGCCCGCTGCACAAACTTCTGCAGAGCCTTGCAAAGACAAGAGCAGTGGTGAAAAGAAGGGCAGAAAGCTTAAGAAAGGGTCCAAGAAAACCTCCCTCCAAGATGATAAG GAACTCATATGTGATGAGGTAAAgttggaagaagaagaaactgacTGGGTCGAACAGCAAACAACTAAGAGGACCACAGAGTCACGAAAACTGAGGCGACGGTCTCGCAGTCCAGATGTGGCACCACATAGAAAAGACTCTTctaaacacagagaggagagtgacAAATCTTCAttaaagaggaagaagcagaaaaacGGTTCAAACTATGATGATAAGTGTAgatcaaagaagaaaaagaagaaatctaAGTCaaaaaagcagaagaagaaaaagagctCGCCTCGAAGCGATGACTTGGAGGGGGACAGCGAACCGGAAGAGGGTGAGATCACAGAGTCGGAGAGAGAGGAGTGGGAGTCCACTCCCTCGTTCTCATCATCTTCTAGCTCCCCCTCCAAGGAAAGCCCAGAGTCAGAAATGGAGACTCAggaag tCAAAAACATTTGGCCGCCCTGTGTAAGAGTGACAGTGGTCAGATCTCCAGTGTTGCAGGTGGGCACTCTGTTCATCATCACAGCCGACTCTCCAGCCACCATTGGCAG AGAGAAAGATATGGACCATGCAGTCCGAATACCAGAAATGGGAGTCAGCAAG TTCCACGCAGAGGTGTACTTTGACCAGGAGCAGCAGAGCTACATGCTGGTGGACCAGGGAAGCCAGAATGGAACAGTCATCAATGGCAACAGGATCTTACAG CCCAAAACCAAGTGTGAGCCACATGCACTGATGCACGGTGATGAGGTGAAGATGGGAGAGACTGTGCTGTCCTTCCATATCCACTCGGGGACTGATACCTGTGACGGCTGTGAGCCCGGTCAGGTGATTGCTCACCTCAGCAAgcacaggagagaggagaagacag GCCCTGCTCTCACCAAAGAGGATAAAGAAGCATTGAGACAAAAGGAGCTGAAGCAGATGAAGGCCAAATATGGCCTGCAG AGCAGTGAGTATGAGGAGGCCAAAGCCCTGAGGAACCCCAAATACACGGACCGAGCAGAGTCGCGACGACAGATGGTGGGCAGCGAGGGTGTTTTCCAACGAGACGATGCACCCGCTTCTGTTCATAA GGAGATTAGTGAAGTCAATAAAGGACGGAAAATGCTGGAAAAGATGGGctggaagaaaggagagggacTGGGTAAAGAGGGAGCTGGAATGAAAGACCCG ATTGAACTGAAAATTAGAAAGTCACAGAGTGGTTTGGGGGCTGGTGTCGTCATGTCTCTAGACAATGTTTCTGTGACCAAATCAAAGTCCCAGAAGAACTGGGAGAAAGCGCGTGCGAGATTTGCTGATTCGTGCCAGCCTGACACGCTGTCACCTAAAACACAGAACAGGTCACCCAAAGCCTGGGTCAAAGCAGAAGAGACTGagatgacaaacacacaagcgGGTTTTGATACAGACGGCCAAAGTTAG